The following nucleotide sequence is from Corylus avellana chromosome ca7, CavTom2PMs-1.0.
TGGCCATGTCATGAGGCACTACGTGTGCCTAGTGCATGCTTCCTGGAGTAATTCCTTGCATGCTGTGTTCAGTGTGCAAAAATGCAAGTCGGGAAAGTTACATCAATAATTGGGAACACGGAGTACCTCCCACTTACGTCTTGTGCGCACAGGCACACGGCCCAATCAAAGGCAACTAAACACATGGTAATCTTGGTGGCGGCGAAGGGTGCCAACTGCCAATCTTAGCTTTTTGCATAAGGTGATGGTGGGTGTACTTAGgataaacataattttaaagattgtttaagaaattagttttttttaaaacagtcTTCTTCGCAAAAGAGGAGAAACGTAAGCAAGCTCCCTTGCTTACGAGGCCGATGGGAATGACAGGGATGCTTAATTTGCTTCTTCTTACTTTTCTCCTCTTTTGCTTTTGCATGTGGTTCTCATTGGTATTCCCGCACGAAAAAAACTGTTCCCCTTGTGTGCAAGGCATGTGCATGATGATCTTGTCTCCATAACAGGATAGTTCCCCTTGGTCACGAGACAAATAAGGGCTCAGTgagttaatttttgtttcactttttcatattttcccaCTTCAAAAGCACCATTTTCTCCAAATAAACACAGCTATCAGCTACCTCCCAAGTCAGGATCCAATAGTGAACCAACTTTAGGCTTGTCTAAcacttgttttaaatttttcctaaactcCAATTTTCTATAATAGTTGTGTCTAATCATCATAATTCAAAAAcggacagttttttttttttttttttcaacaaattgggttgaatttttcttttcaacttaatttattaaaaaagcatttGAAAAAATCACCtgcttaatttataaataaacgttaatttctttcaatccatttTGGAAGAAAGTCCATCTATAAAAgctatatattatttctttaggTTATTGACACTTCACCCCAAACTAATTCTTCGGGTAAATGAGGTTGATCgtacatattttatatttccctTATTCTATTTCCTTAGTAGAATTTAATTCTTATACATAAAATAGTTTAAATATTCTAAGTTGTAACACTTCCAAAACATGTTAACGAGTGCTTTTTCATGATGCCGatttttttgaacttaattttatttttatcacgaTAATTATTAGCTGTTATTCTTTATTCTCATTCCTTTCTTTAGCTTAGCTTTCATGATATCCATGTAGGAATAGGAGTAAGATATTTTCCAGGATGTCCGAAAGTTGAAAAAAGTTGTTGGGTTGCCGACAGCTTTATTCTTCTTTATTGCTAAAGCTGAACGACACCGTGTGCCTCGCCGTAATTCTTCGTAAGAGGTAGTCGGTTTGGGCAGTACTGAAAGAAACTTCCTTCAGGTTCTAGACTCTGCCACCTTCCTTCGCCgcctttatttatttctatataAAGCATCCCCAGAAGGCAAAGGCTCACACTTTCCCTAATTCGTTCTGAGAATCTTTGTTTTGAAGAGATCGAGATCATGAGTTACTACAACCAGCAGCCTCCAGTTGGTGTTCCTCCTTCTCAAGGTACGATAGGTAATATTGCTTgatggtaatatatatatatatatatatatattgatgggTTTTTGTGGTTTAATTGATCAATGGTATTCTTGTAGGGTATCCAAAGGATGCTTATAATCCTCCACCAGGGTACCCTGTCCAAAGCTACCCCCCGCCGGGGTATCCGCCGCAGCAGGGGTATGCTCCACCCTACAGCCAGACCCAGCCTCCTCCTAGGCAAGAAACCAGCTGCCTTGAAGGAtggtatgtatatattattattgttttgtcaAATTTCACGGCAAAGATTGCTTCACAATTTTACCTTATCTCACACGTACGCTCCGTACGCCGTATGttgctttcttttattatgAAGACATTTGACTAGGTTTACAATTaattatgaatatatttttatggcTAGTGATATATATAACACTTCATGCACCTCagtattatttaattataaaataattaaataattatttaaacaataaaagaatgtaataataaattttataattaaataatatatatatgccgCTTACGAATCACCACGCCTGAATCACTGAAGGTTCTCTTCAGAAGCAAGCGTCCAAAACGCAACAGCAACATAGTGCCGCTAAACTGCAAATAGCACAAaactttgtcaattttctcaTATGGTAATAATACggagcttaaaaataaaataaaaatataataaataatactgGCGTGTTGCTTTCTTTAATGCTACCTTATCTCACACATACGCTCTGTATGTCTTATGttgctttcttttatatatatatataaaacactgGCGTGCATGACTATAATACTGGCGTGCATTAATGGTCATGCACGCtagtattatttaattataaaattatgtaaactatatatatatatcggtttTTTTACTCAAAAGAGTGACTCAACCTGCAGCTCAAAGTGACGAAAGTGGCCAAAGAGGGTGGACCACCCCCACCCCACATTAGCCTTTTGAGGCATCCAAAAATCatcattcttttaatttattattacatTGCTGCCACTATCtatgaactcaaaaaaaaaaaaaaaaaaaaatgcgatgTATATAGTGCAACACACCGGATCCAAAATCCCTAGGTAACTTTCCAACGTACCTATTGTTGTATGTTCCGGAAGGAAATATTTGAAAGCCTATAAGCAATATCATCAACTACCATGTTATGATAGCAGAGTTTTCACTTGGTGAAGATCGCcgcctcttttgttttttgggttcctaatttttaatttttttttaatgggttcCTAATTTGTGTAATCATAACATGGCTCGTTTTAATTAGGACCGACTATTTAGAAGAAAGTacgtaatgctatatattatatttttattatatttttaaactccaatcctagcattactcttcatgatgttttacttttattattaccatatgagaaaattgacaaagttTTGTGCTATTTGCAGTTTAGCGGCTCTATGTTGTTGTTGCCTTCTGGATGCTTGCTTCTGAGAAGAACCTTCAACGATTCAGGCGTGGTGATTCGTAGGGGgcataattaatattatatataatgttaTGTGAAGACTAGATTCATGTTTATTCTTCCTTCTAATGTCtttaagttgatatatataattgatcatTGGGATATATGCTACACTACTTGAAGATGTAATCATTTtgacttcaaaaaaaaaaaaaaaaaaaggtaataattgttttgtttatgttattGGAAACATTGAGACTGCGGCCGGTAAACTTCTGCaaaattttgtttacttttctaACATTAAAAACAGGTTAATCTAGCGGATTTAAAGAAACGTAAGAATAATTCGGTCACTTATCTTACAGTCATTGTGAGGCTGCCAGAGCACACCACAGTAGCAGAATGGTTGTGCCACCATCGTGGTACCAAGGTGCTCCCTATGTCTTGGAGGACATTCCCAAAGCACCTCCCTCGGTAACGATGTTTGTTGAGGAGGTTCTTCAAGtctttgaaggaaatttttaaGGCGCTTCCCTCAATATTAATGTCGAAGAGGTTCAAGTCTTGGAGGACATGCCCAAGGTGCCTCATTTGGTACCCATGCCAATGAGGTATAATTCAACTCTTGGAGGACATGCCCAAGGCGTCTCCCTTGGTACCGACACCGACGAGGTTCAAGTTTTAGAGGACGTTTTCAAGGTGCCTCCCTCGGCACCGATGTTGAGAGGAGGTTCAAGTCTTGGAAGACATGCTGGCCACTGGATCGGGACAACTAGAAACGCCTACTCATTCTACTTATCTACACTAAAACCTTGTCTCGAAAGCGGTTTGAAAACAAGGTTGGACGAATACCAAGCCAGGGCGGGGGGCAAAGGCCTCTGCTACGTACATGCTGACAACCACAACACCAAATAGTTCTTGGTATTGAAGGCTAAGGGGTTTTTAACAACCAACCAGCCGGATATGTCATCTATTGGAATGAGCACAATTGGTGATACACTAATTACCCACCTAAGGAAAATAGATCAAGGATCTTCTCCACATGAAAACTATACACTCATTAATCCCCAAATGACCATTAATACGATTAATATGTATGTCACACCCTATAAGAGAAATTCCGCATTATTGCCGCCAATTTTACCATGTTGGACATTTTCCCTGccttaattatttgttttgacCTGGGTGGTTAGTAATTTGATTAAACCTAAcctcataaaaaaacaaagtaaaaatagcaatatgatatatatatatatatatatatatatataaccgaaAGCTTTGATGAAATTTTGAAGCCAAACGATCACCTTAGTTACGTAGATTTAGGAAAATTTTCGTTTAGTTATGTGGAAGCAACAACAGAGTGGCATCTTTTTGTGCTCGTTCATGCGCTGGACTTGAAGAAGAGACGACTTTTTCTTCAGCTTCAACGACGTCGTTTGGCTTAAAGAAATTAGAATAAAATCTAAACGgtctattttgttctttttttttttttttttttcagaggaCATGCATGAGACGGAATAACATCGATCTCTTATCTTCATtgaacaaagaaacctaataattGAACAAAAAGACCTAATAATGCAGAACAGGATGCACTTCTTATCAcaataattgaagaaaaaacacGTACACCACAATATGGTAAATTATTTGACATGAAAAGCAGTATAAATACCATTTGATTAATAAAGGAATATGTCTGagatacctatatatatatatattccactgGAACCTTGTAAAATAATGGTTTATTTTTCCATTGTACTATAATTACATTATTTCTCGTCGTTGGCAACTCGGGAACCAATCTAGCttgtttctttttaactttcttCGTCAGCTCTTAGCTTGCCAGATCAGATGGTCCATTTGGaaagatattatatatatatatatgtgtgtgtgtgtgtgtttactGTGCTATTTATTTCCCTCTGCATATATGCCTACCCTGCCGCTGGATTTGAGATTACATATAGATGAGCATATTTATACCGTTAGATGcgataaattaaataaaatattaacggTATCAACGGTAAAGTAGTTTAGATGGGATTTAAGGCATCTGAGTGAGCAGCATGCTATAGAATTTATTGGTTctcgacaaaaaaaaaaaagaagaaaaaactctGTATTCATCGTCAGCAAGGAGAATAGAACCGTAGTCATGGCCTTCTGTCATTATCTAGCGTTCGTCTTTCATAGACCCAGTGTGTGATATACAGAAGCAAGCGTCCAATATATTAAGcctgcttttgttttttccttacCCTGCTTTTTCTTCGGAGTCGTCTCTTTAACTCACTCCTGCGGTTCGCCGCGTTTGCCGTCTCTATATATTAATACCATATACCTCTTTGTAGATATAATTAAGATGGCTGCTACCTCAAAATCATGGCCGTTGACTTGGGAGCAGGGAGTGGGAGCAGTGGCATGGCCTTCTTTGTTCAATTCTGGTTCGAGGAGCTTGAGAATTCGGAGTCTCCCTAGGGCTTGTCCGCGGCTGATCAGAACGGGGAAAAGAGACCCGAGATGTTCGGTGGCGAAAGGGTACGAGGTGGTGGAGCGTCAAGTAGTGAAACAAGAAGAATATTATATATCGGAGGAGGACATGA
It contains:
- the LOC132187430 gene encoding cysteine-rich and transmembrane domain-containing protein WIH2-like isoform X2, which encodes MSYYNQQPPVGVPPSQGYPKDAYNPPPGYPVQSYPPPGYPPQQGYAPPYSQTQPPPRQETSCLEGCLAALCCCCLLDACF
- the LOC132187430 gene encoding cysteine-rich and transmembrane domain-containing protein WIH2-like isoform X1, producing MSYYNQQPPVGVPPSQGTIGYPKDAYNPPPGYPVQSYPPPGYPPQQGYAPPYSQTQPPPRQETSCLEGCLAALCCCCLLDACF